Part of the Vibrio ishigakensis genome, GTGCACCCATGGAGATGGCCATGGTACGGTTCATGGTCGCCTCTTTAATGGCGTCAGATAAATTCGCGCCATTGCTTCGTTCCAACTCAATCTGGTCAATCAAGACAATGCCATTTTTGATGATCATGCCCGATAAGCAGATAAGTCCCACCAGTGCCATAAAGCCAAATGCTTTGTCTGCAATCAGCAGCATTGCCACCACACCGGTCAGTGCTAGAGGTACGGTGCCAAAGATGATTACTGGCTGCTTAAAGCCGTTAAACATAGCGACCATGATGATAACCATCACAAGCATCGCAGCTGGCAGATTAGACAAGGTATCTACGATTGCCTTGTTTTCGTCATAGTACTCACCGCCCCACTTCAGCTCATAGCCGTATGGAAGTTCGATAGACTCAATCGCTTCGCGGCTGTATTCACGCGCTAGCGCAACGGTAGTACCTTTAACGCCCGCCTGTACTGTGATGGTTGGCACTCGGTCACGACGCCAGATCATTGACTCCTCTGTATCAAAATCAAAACCATCGACAACCTGTCCCAGAGGCACAGAGTGAATACCAATCAGTGATTGGACTGGAATGGTATCTAGGTCAGCCAGGGTCACATCGATGCCACGAACTTGGATTGGGATAAGCTCATCTTTTTGCTTCATCTGACTAATAGGGAAGCCTTCAGAAGCACGCTTCAGAGCTAGCGAGATATCAGTACGGTTAATACCAGCACGACGTGCTTGCTCCTCATTTATGATCGGTTTGATAACCTTGCTCTCTTGTCTCCAATCGTCACGAATGTATTTGGCATATGGGTTTTGCTCTAAGATATCTTGCGCTTGGCGAGATAGCTGTTCTAGTACCACAGGGTCAGGGCCGCTAAAGCGCGCCTCGATGCTGTACTTATCTGATGTCGCCAGTTTTAGTGCTCTAAAGCGAGGCTCAGCCTGCGGGAATTCCTGCTTTAACCACACATCACCACGTTCAACCAATGTCGCAATTGATGCATAGTCTTCAGTGTTGATAAGGATCTGCCCGTAGGCTGGGTCAAACGGTTCTGGCTCTACGGTTACTGAGAAGCGAGGTGCACTTGCGCCGACATAGGTGGCAAAGTTATCTACCTCAGGTTGCTCCAGTAGCCAAGCTTCAATCTTGCGCATATCGGCTGATGTTTTCTCAATCTGAGCTCCGTTTGGTAGCCAGTAATCAAGAAACACGATCGCGCGGTCAGAAGTTGGCATAAACACTACTCGAACCTGTGGGATAAGGGCTATCGTCAGAGCAATCAGTGGGAGCACAGCCACTAGGCCTTTCTTTGGATTGTCTACCATCCAACTTACCGCACTGCGAAAACCTGCTGCGAACTTAGACTCTTTCTGTTCTTCACCCTGCGCTGCTGGCTTGATGAAGTACCAACACATCAGAACTGTAACCGTTACCGCCACAATCCAAGAGAACAGCAGAGATGACATCATGATCTGAGGTACTGACTCGGAGAACTCTGACGCATCCGTATTAGACAGGATTACCGGCAAAGTACCCATGGCCGCAATAACTGTAGCGGCAAGCAGTGGTAAGGCTGTTTCTTTTACCGCGTCGATCCCCGCTTTAGTGCGCTCTACACCTTTGTTTAGTTTCACGATGAATAGGTCAACAATCACGATGGCATTATCCACCAGCATGCCTAGCGCTAGGATGAAGGTACCTAGAGATACACGTTGCAGGTCAATGCCCATCACATTCATAAACACAAGGGTAATTAGGATGGTGATAAGAAGACTTGAACCCACAATCAATGCGCTCTTCATCCCCATGAAGACCCAAAGTACTGCCACAACAATTAGGACACTTTCAAGAAGGTTACTTACAAAGTTGTTGATTGATTTAGTCACTTCATCTGGCTGGAATGCGATATCTTGGATATCTACACCCAAAGGCAAGGTTTGCTCAAAGTCATCGATGGTTTGACGCAAGGTGTCGCCAAGAGATACAACGTTCACTCCATCTACTGGGCTTACGGCTAAAGTAATCGCGTTCTTACCGTTGTAGCGGCTCTGGCTAAGCACTGGCTCTTGATAATCTAGAGTAATGTCAGCAATGTCACCAAGACGGATTAGACCGGTACTTAGGTCACCAACACCCCCTTTGATTACGAAGTTGGCGATATCATTAACCGACTGGAACTCACTGTTTTGTTCAACTCGAACACGTTCGATACCGGCTTTAAATCGGCCTGCATCATAAATGGCATTTTGGCTGTTTAGTTGGCTAATAACCTGAGCGGCAGAAAGCTGATAACGAGCAAGACGCTCTTCCGGAAGGTCGATATTCACGACTTGTTGTTGCACACCGTGAAGCTCAATCTTTTTGATACCTTTCACCGCTTTAAGACGACGCTGTAGCTCTTGGGCATAGTCTTTAAGCTGAGCCATCGGGATGTCATCACTGGTTATCGCAAATAACATACCGTACACCTCAGAAAACTCGTCCTGAACTATGCTCACTTGAGCCGTAGGTGGCAGCAGTAACTTTCCATCATTCACCTTACGGCGTAACAAATCCCATTGTTGTGGCAATTCAGATGAAGTAGTTGTCTCTGCAAGGTCGACAAAGATCATCGACATACCAGGTTTAGATAAAGAGCGGAGCTCATCTAGGGTTGCCATCTCTTGAAGTTTGGTCTCTATCTTATCCGTTACCTGCTCTTCAACCTCTTTGGCTGATGCACCAGGATACAGAGTGACTACAACTGCACTTTTTACTGTAAAGGTGGGGTCTTCTAGCTTACCCAGTTTAAAATAAGAGGCGATACCGGCAATCACGCACAGCACGGTAAAAAAGGCGACAAAGGTTCTTTGTCTAATGGCGAATTCTGCAAGATTCATAATTGCCTCCTAGTTAGCTGAGTACATTTCAATAAGCTCACCTACTTCTTGGTTCGCTTTTAAAAATCCAACCCCTGAGGTGATCACCTTGTCACCGTTTACTAGGGCTCCTGATACACACACATCGTTTCCACGAAGGCGCTCAACGTGCACTGGCGTTGGGACGGCTCTGTGGTCTTGAACCAAGAACACACTATGCTTGCTGTTGTGTTTGGTTACAGACCCATAAGGCAAACAGTGCACATCAGCCTTGGTGCTAAAATCGGCTTCGACTACCACGGCTTTACCTGGTAAAGCAGGAATATTGGCTTGGTCAATTTGAAACACAACGCTGTAGGTTTGTTTGATTGGATGAGGAACAGTACCGATTTCACGAGCAAACGCAGTGAATGACTGATTGGCATCTTGCCAAGTTACATTTACTGACTGACCATACTTAAACTGCTGAATCAGGCTCTCCGGCACATCTACCACAGCCTCTAGTTGAGATAGTTTGTGTACCTGAAATACTGGGATACCCGGTAAGATTTGCTCATACTCTTCACTTTTTTGCTGGCCAACAACGCCATCAAATGGGGCCCTCAGAGTGGTGTAGCGAATCGCATCTTCTGCCTTGATGATGTTCTGCTTCACTACTTCAACTGCAGCACGAGCTCGCTCATAGCCGCTGCGAGCACGGTCAAGATTAACCTTGGCTATCGCATTTTCTGAGATAGCTTGCTTCACACGACGCAACTCTGACTCTGCTAATCGCTTAGCCGATTCTGCTTCTGATAAACGAGCTTCAAGCTCGATTAAGGCTACTTGATAATCATGGGCATCAAGTTGAGCTAACTTGTCACCCTTCTTAACTTGGTCTCCAGGCGAAACGTAAATGGCTTCAATAGTGCCTGGCACACGAAAAGAAACATGAGCCTCATATACCGACTCCAAGCGACCGGCAAAGATCTGTTGGAAATCACCTTGGTAGTCGCCTAACTCAATTACATTTACCGGACGCGGTGATTTATCTACAACCTCTGCAGGTTGTTCACTGCATCCTGCTAGTGCAGTAGCGACACTCAAGGCTATAAGGGCATTGGTAGATTGAAGTTTCATAGAATTATCCTTACTTAATGGTGGCATTACTGTTTA contains:
- a CDS encoding efflux RND transporter permease subunit, producing the protein MNLAEFAIRQRTFVAFFTVLCVIAGIASYFKLGKLEDPTFTVKSAVVVTLYPGASAKEVEEQVTDKIETKLQEMATLDELRSLSKPGMSMIFVDLAETTTSSELPQQWDLLRRKVNDGKLLLPPTAQVSIVQDEFSEVYGMLFAITSDDIPMAQLKDYAQELQRRLKAVKGIKKIELHGVQQQVVNIDLPEERLARYQLSAAQVISQLNSQNAIYDAGRFKAGIERVRVEQNSEFQSVNDIANFVIKGGVGDLSTGLIRLGDIADITLDYQEPVLSQSRYNGKNAITLAVSPVDGVNVVSLGDTLRQTIDDFEQTLPLGVDIQDIAFQPDEVTKSINNFVSNLLESVLIVVAVLWVFMGMKSALIVGSSLLITILITLVFMNVMGIDLQRVSLGTFILALGMLVDNAIVIVDLFIVKLNKGVERTKAGIDAVKETALPLLAATVIAAMGTLPVILSNTDASEFSESVPQIMMSSLLFSWIVAVTVTVLMCWYFIKPAAQGEEQKESKFAAGFRSAVSWMVDNPKKGLVAVLPLIALTIALIPQVRVVFMPTSDRAIVFLDYWLPNGAQIEKTSADMRKIEAWLLEQPEVDNFATYVGASAPRFSVTVEPEPFDPAYGQILINTEDYASIATLVERGDVWLKQEFPQAEPRFRALKLATSDKYSIEARFSGPDPVVLEQLSRQAQDILEQNPYAKYIRDDWRQESKVIKPIINEEQARRAGINRTDISLALKRASEGFPISQMKQKDELIPIQVRGIDVTLADLDTIPVQSLIGIHSVPLGQVVDGFDFDTEESMIWRRDRVPTITVQAGVKGTTVALAREYSREAIESIELPYGYELKWGGEYYDENKAIVDTLSNLPAAMLVMVIIMVAMFNGFKQPVIIFGTVPLALTGVVAMLLIADKAFGFMALVGLICLSGMIIKNGIVLIDQIELERSNGANLSDAIKEATMNRTMAISMGALTTMLGMVPLMSDLLFDQMAATIIGGLAAATFLSLFVMPALYKLFYQNEEGQQEVTEVSLSTEEMNYEI
- a CDS encoding efflux RND transporter periplasmic adaptor subunit, which encodes MKLQSTNALIALSVATALAGCSEQPAEVVDKSPRPVNVIELGDYQGDFQQIFAGRLESVYEAHVSFRVPGTIEAIYVSPGDQVKKGDKLAQLDAHDYQVALIELEARLSEAESAKRLAESELRRVKQAISENAIAKVNLDRARSGYERARAAVEVVKQNIIKAEDAIRYTTLRAPFDGVVGQQKSEEYEQILPGIPVFQVHKLSQLEAVVDVPESLIQQFKYGQSVNVTWQDANQSFTAFAREIGTVPHPIKQTYSVVFQIDQANIPALPGKAVVVEADFSTKADVHCLPYGSVTKHNSKHSVFLVQDHRAVPTPVHVERLRGNDVCVSGALVNGDKVITSGVGFLKANQEVGELIEMYSAN